One part of the Acidobacteriota bacterium genome encodes these proteins:
- a CDS encoding DUF2231 domain-containing protein, with protein sequence MNPWDIHALLTAKHAQHVVLIHFPIALFLAGVGFDLVATITRRREWALAACYNFIFAAASAVPAALTGLLAWQWELEGRRLKGILLLHLLFGASSALLILVVAWIHSRSHRRHDGLLPAFRWPLQALAVVLVILTGHLGGFLSGVNHP encoded by the coding sequence ATGAATCCCTGGGATATCCACGCCTTACTGACCGCGAAACACGCCCAACACGTCGTGCTCATTCATTTTCCGATTGCACTCTTCCTCGCTGGTGTCGGGTTCGATCTCGTTGCCACCATCACTCGGCGCAGAGAATGGGCACTCGCCGCCTGCTACAACTTCATCTTCGCTGCCGCCTCGGCCGTCCCAGCAGCGCTAACCGGACTGCTGGCCTGGCAATGGGAACTCGAAGGCCGTCGTCTCAAAGGAATCCTTCTTCTCCATCTCCTATTCGGGGCATCCTCTGCGTTGTTGATCCTCGTCGTTGCGTGGATTCACAGCCGCAGCCATCGCCGCCACGATGGCCTCCTGCCAGCTTTTCGCTGGCCTCTGCAGGCCTTGGCTGTGGTTCTCGTCATCCTGACCGGACATCTTGGGGGCTTCCTCAGCGGCGTGAATCACCCTTAA
- a CDS encoding cupredoxin family copper-binding protein, translating to MKYLGIVAFTLLTLVIASPQQSFAADNPPVALKIDNFSFSPQTITVPAGTQITWTNQDDIPHTVVSDDKTTFKSRALDTDEKFTFTFTKPGSYNYFCSIHPKMTAKVIVE from the coding sequence ATGAAGTACTTGGGAATAGTCGCATTCACGCTGTTGACGCTGGTGATCGCGTCACCGCAACAATCATTCGCCGCCGACAATCCACCTGTCGCCCTCAAGATCGACAACTTCAGCTTCAGCCCGCAAACAATCACGGTACCCGCAGGCACGCAAATCACCTGGACAAATCAGGATGACATCCCGCACACCGTCGTCAGCGACGACAAGACCACCTTCAAGTCGCGCGCTCTCGACACCGACGAAAAATTCACCTTCACATTCACCAAGCCCGGCTCTTACAACTATTTCTGCTCGATCCACCCCAAGATGACCGCGAAAGTGATCGTCGAATAA
- a CDS encoding IS1595 family transposase: protein MKPQMDLMKLMEAFDTESECREYLEGLRWPKGLSCPRCSGKTISRIAKRDQFDCDSCRYQFSVMSGTIFHDSHLPLPKWFAATYLLCESRKGMSANQIKRMLGISYKTAWYLCHRIRAAMTEVEHKMTGVVEIDETYIGGKQHGHKGQLKNKAAVIGIRERNGHLHFIKAENVNQATIYEIINRNVDTSVDVIMTDESKLYNFNLTKYRNIRHESVNHSADEYVRVEGDLCVTTNAIESAFSLLKRGIVGTWHRVSTKHLGAYLQEMTWRFNNRKNPYLFRDTMLKLIASSNVEYKTLTA, encoded by the coding sequence ATGAAACCGCAAATGGACTTGATGAAGTTAATGGAAGCATTCGATACAGAGTCAGAATGCCGTGAGTATCTTGAAGGCTTGCGCTGGCCGAAGGGACTCTCTTGCCCGCGTTGCAGCGGTAAGACGATCTCCAGAATTGCGAAGCGCGACCAGTTTGATTGCGATTCATGCCGCTATCAGTTCTCCGTAATGAGTGGAACGATCTTCCATGATTCCCACTTGCCCCTTCCGAAGTGGTTTGCTGCTACGTATCTGCTCTGCGAGTCGCGCAAGGGAATGTCCGCGAATCAGATCAAGCGAATGCTTGGTATCTCTTACAAGACCGCGTGGTACCTCTGCCATCGCATCCGTGCGGCCATGACCGAAGTCGAACACAAAATGACTGGCGTAGTCGAGATCGACGAAACGTACATCGGCGGCAAGCAGCACGGTCACAAAGGCCAGCTTAAGAACAAGGCCGCTGTAATCGGTATCCGTGAGCGCAATGGGCATCTGCACTTCATTAAGGCCGAGAACGTGAATCAGGCCACAATCTACGAGATCATCAACCGTAACGTGGATACCTCGGTTGATGTAATCATGACCGACGAATCCAAGCTCTACAATTTCAACCTGACGAAGTACCGCAACATTCGGCACGAGAGCGTGAACCATAGCGCAGACGAATATGTCCGTGTCGAAGGCGATCTCTGCGTCACCACGAACGCGATTGAATCCGCATTCTCGTTGCTCAAGCGCGGGATTGTGGGAACTTGGCATCGCGTCTCTACAAAGCATCTCGGAGCCTACCTGCAAGAGATGACGTGGCGTTTCAACAATCGCAAGAATCCTTACCTGTTTCGGGACACCATGCTCAAACTCATTGCGTCATCAAATGTGGAATATAAAACCCTCACCGCATAA
- a CDS encoding sigma-70 family RNA polymerase sigma factor, translating to MNQRALDLFRRKKTFLAGNKSAAHWFTLVCVAEKRSSAVFEQLAMPLFDRMYNFAHWLTQNRDEADDLVQETYVKALKGFASFELGTNFKAWIFRILRNTFLNSRTGLKAAMVPLGTEDDDPTLPTETETPETILIDRSNERVMQHAIEELPVVYREVLLLCEVEEMSYQEIAATLTVPIGTVMSRLSRARKALRVAVEGKMKRSLA from the coding sequence ATGAACCAGCGGGCTCTGGATTTATTCCGAAGAAAGAAAACTTTTCTGGCTGGGAATAAATCAGCAGCTCACTGGTTTACTCTTGTATGCGTGGCAGAGAAGCGGTCATCGGCGGTGTTCGAGCAGTTGGCAATGCCCCTGTTTGACCGGATGTACAACTTCGCGCACTGGCTGACGCAGAATCGCGACGAAGCCGACGACCTGGTGCAGGAAACCTACGTCAAGGCGCTCAAGGGGTTTGCGTCGTTTGAGCTGGGCACCAACTTCAAGGCGTGGATATTTCGCATCCTACGGAATACGTTTCTAAATTCGCGGACGGGGCTGAAAGCGGCAATGGTCCCGCTGGGCACGGAAGACGACGATCCAACGCTGCCAACGGAAACCGAAACGCCGGAAACGATTCTGATTGATCGATCGAATGAACGAGTGATGCAGCACGCGATCGAGGAACTGCCGGTTGTGTATCGCGAAGTGCTCCTGTTGTGCGAGGTGGAGGAGATGTCGTATCAGGAGATCGCTGCGACTCTGACGGTGCCGATCGGAACTGTGATGTCGCGGCTGTCGCGGGCGCGGAAGGCATTGCGCGTGGCGGTAGAAGGAAAAATGAAAAGGAGTCTGGCGTGA
- a CDS encoding zf-TFIIB domain-containing protein — protein MNFISMMRQEELAVELKYCERCGGLWLRRSEQDGVHCERCQAQRAALLQTGRGRTAQNPLQVECLRGVAEMEVRP, from the coding sequence ATGAATTTCATCAGCATGATGCGGCAAGAGGAGTTAGCAGTGGAGTTGAAGTATTGCGAGCGGTGCGGCGGATTGTGGTTGCGGCGATCGGAGCAGGATGGGGTGCATTGCGAACGGTGCCAAGCGCAACGAGCGGCGTTGCTGCAAACAGGCCGAGGGCGAACGGCACAGAACCCCCTGCAAGTCGAATGTTTGCGTGGAGTGGCGGAGATGGAGGTGCGTCCATGA
- a CDS encoding metallophosphoesterase: protein MTQTGKDKILFDHQHDGIDRRGFLRCMAWAGTGALCILEGGVLKSYALGHGSNMPGKIHKGELAFVQISDSHMGFDKPANTDVIGTFKAAIDKINALPIAPEFILHTGDISHLAKPAEFDNVEQILKSANTSDIFYVPGEHDFVGDEGKQYLDRFGKSSKGSGWYSFDKNGVHFIGLVNVANLKAGGLGSLGADQLEWLEDDIRHLKSSTPIVVFAHIPLWTIYPDWGWGTEDSAQALGYLKRFGSVTVLNGHIHQTMQKVEGNITFHTACSTAFPQPKPGAAPSPGPMKVPAEQLRSLLGVTDVHFKKGQHSLAITDSTLG, encoded by the coding sequence ATGACACAAACAGGCAAAGACAAAATTCTCTTCGACCACCAGCATGACGGCATCGACCGGCGTGGATTCCTGCGCTGTATGGCTTGGGCCGGCACCGGCGCTCTCTGCATCCTCGAAGGCGGAGTCCTGAAAAGCTACGCTCTCGGCCATGGCAGCAACATGCCGGGCAAGATTCACAAAGGAGAACTTGCATTCGTACAAATCAGCGACAGCCACATGGGATTCGACAAGCCGGCCAACACCGACGTGATCGGCACCTTCAAAGCTGCGATCGATAAGATCAATGCGCTTCCCATCGCGCCGGAATTCATTCTCCACACCGGCGACATCAGCCACCTGGCCAAACCCGCCGAATTCGATAACGTCGAGCAGATTTTGAAATCTGCGAACACTTCCGACATCTTCTACGTTCCCGGGGAACACGATTTTGTGGGTGACGAAGGCAAGCAGTATCTCGATCGCTTCGGCAAATCCAGCAAGGGCTCCGGCTGGTACAGCTTCGACAAGAACGGCGTGCACTTCATTGGACTCGTCAACGTCGCCAACCTGAAAGCGGGCGGCCTCGGATCACTGGGTGCCGATCAACTCGAATGGCTCGAAGACGATATCAGGCACCTGAAGTCGAGCACGCCGATCGTTGTTTTCGCTCACATTCCGCTGTGGACGATCTATCCCGACTGGGGCTGGGGCACCGAAGACAGCGCTCAAGCCCTCGGCTATCTCAAGCGCTTTGGATCCGTTACCGTTCTCAACGGACACATCCATCAGACCATGCAAAAAGTGGAAGGGAACATCACGTTTCATACCGCATGTTCCACAGCATTCCCGCAACCGAAGCCGGGCGCGGCACCATCTCCCGGTCCAATGAAAGTCCCCGCCGAGCAACTGCGCAGTCTGCTGGGAGTAACCGACGTGCACTTTAAGAAAGGCCAGCACTCTCTCGCCATCACCGACTCAACACTCGGCTGA
- a CDS encoding anti-sigma factor — protein MTHGTWLAQLDAYLDGELESRAMQELDRHLRECPECAAESLRRLQWKRSVQSAGRRYTADASLRERVRKGVGGERSNRFSFSWRWASFAAVAAMVIVGVGGFFMQESSRRVRDNQVISELVDLHVSTLASASPVDVVSTDRHTVKPWFEGKIPFSFNLPELQGSPFELIGGRVSYLEQSAGAELIYRVRKHQISVFIFQERAVNTGSRLGEGTDARSFHLESWAQGGLRYFVVGDVGAEDLRALRELLSKAG, from the coding sequence GTGACACACGGGACATGGCTGGCCCAACTCGATGCTTACCTCGACGGAGAGTTGGAGTCGCGGGCGATGCAGGAATTGGATCGCCATCTGCGGGAGTGTCCGGAATGCGCGGCGGAGAGCTTGCGCAGGCTGCAATGGAAACGGTCGGTACAAAGCGCGGGACGGCGTTACACGGCGGATGCGAGCTTGCGCGAACGCGTGCGCAAGGGCGTTGGAGGAGAACGATCAAACCGATTTTCCTTCTCGTGGCGGTGGGCATCATTTGCAGCAGTAGCCGCGATGGTGATAGTAGGGGTGGGTGGGTTCTTCATGCAGGAGAGTTCGCGGCGGGTGCGGGACAACCAGGTGATCAGTGAACTGGTTGACTTGCATGTATCGACGCTGGCTAGTGCATCGCCCGTAGATGTGGTGTCCACGGACCGGCACACGGTCAAGCCATGGTTTGAAGGGAAAATTCCATTCAGCTTCAATCTGCCGGAGTTACAGGGATCGCCATTCGAGTTAATCGGAGGGCGAGTCAGCTACCTGGAACAGTCGGCGGGCGCGGAGCTTATCTATCGCGTACGCAAGCATCAGATTTCGGTATTCATTTTCCAGGAACGGGCGGTGAATACAGGCTCCCGCTTGGGTGAAGGCACGGATGCGAGATCGTTTCATCTGGAAAGCTGGGCGCAGGGTGGACTGCGGTATTTCGTGGTCGGAGATGTTGGTGCGGAGGATTTGCGGGCTCTGAGGGAGTTGCTTAGCAAGGCTGGGTAG
- a CDS encoding S24 family peptidase: protein MKFRTLQENLRKALWQRIDEGQLTGLHLAGQTGFKQAHISNFLNRKRGLSIEGMDKVLSVQRISVLDLLDPSEVNKRASIVAPSADEFDSVVVADPQVAAQEPLIMSMHVKEILKFKKTFLRRLRDDMQGDRDSWERFVVIKVDAREGMSMYPRMLPGATLLIDRHYNSLTPYRKGEQNMYAVRKNEEQGCTIKYVEVANANLVLRPHNPAYPVEVLPIEEGTKPGDYIVGRVCHVGIET, encoded by the coding sequence ATGAAATTCCGCACTCTACAGGAAAACCTGCGCAAGGCCTTGTGGCAGCGCATCGACGAAGGCCAGCTCACCGGCCTCCATCTCGCAGGTCAGACCGGATTCAAACAGGCCCATATCTCTAACTTCCTCAATCGCAAGCGCGGACTCAGCATCGAAGGCATGGACAAGGTCCTTTCTGTCCAGCGTATTTCGGTGCTCGACCTCCTCGACCCGTCAGAAGTGAACAAGCGCGCCTCCATCGTTGCTCCCAGTGCCGACGAATTCGACAGCGTCGTAGTCGCCGACCCCCAGGTCGCCGCGCAGGAACCACTCATCATGAGCATGCACGTGAAGGAAATCCTGAAATTCAAGAAAACCTTCCTTCGCCGCCTTCGTGACGACATGCAGGGCGACCGCGATTCCTGGGAGCGTTTCGTCGTGATCAAAGTCGACGCTCGTGAGGGCATGAGCATGTATCCCCGCATGCTCCCCGGTGCTACGCTGCTCATCGATCGCCATTACAACTCCCTCACTCCCTACCGCAAGGGCGAGCAGAACATGTACGCCGTCCGCAAGAACGAAGAGCAGGGTTGCACCATCAAGTACGTGGAAGTGGCCAACGCCAACCTGGTCCTGCGCCCTCACAACCCCGCCTACCCAGTGGAAGTTCTGCCGATCGAAGAAGGAACCAAACCCGGCGACTACATAGTCGGCCGCGTCTGTCACGTAGGAATAGAAACCTAA
- a CDS encoding DUF4097 family beta strand repeat protein, with the protein MRTFAITLFAAALLVTVARADEWNKTYAVEHAPQLRVDTSDADIRLDTWDQNKIEAHVVTENWKIGENGIKILERQTGNAVEIEVRFPHRNFVLDVGRRRVQVEIHMPREGKVSLRTGDGRISVNHLKGEMDFYSGDGRLEVDDADGILRARTGDGSIRAAGRFDSVDVTSGDGHVSLSVRRGSQVAHSWDVRTADGSVNLEIPTDLAADMDLHTGDGHITLNLPLAVEGKFNNQDVHGKLNGGGNRVVVHTGDGSITVDKS; encoded by the coding sequence ATGCGCACTTTCGCCATTACCCTATTCGCAGCCGCTCTGCTCGTAACCGTCGCTCGCGCCGACGAGTGGAATAAGACTTACGCCGTCGAGCATGCTCCGCAGCTGCGCGTCGACACCTCCGACGCGGACATTCGCCTCGATACCTGGGACCAGAACAAAATTGAAGCCCATGTCGTCACCGAGAACTGGAAGATCGGCGAAAACGGCATCAAGATTCTCGAACGCCAGACCGGCAATGCTGTCGAAATCGAAGTACGCTTTCCGCACCGCAATTTTGTGCTCGACGTTGGCAGGCGTCGCGTGCAGGTTGAGATCCACATGCCGCGTGAAGGCAAAGTCTCTCTGCGGACTGGCGATGGCCGCATCTCGGTCAACCATTTGAAAGGTGAAATGGATTTCTACAGCGGCGACGGTCGTCTCGAAGTCGACGACGCGGACGGGATCTTGCGCGCGCGCACCGGCGACGGCTCCATCCGCGCTGCCGGACGCTTTGACTCGGTCGACGTGACTTCCGGCGATGGCCACGTCTCCCTTTCTGTCCGGCGTGGATCCCAGGTTGCGCATTCCTGGGATGTCCGAACTGCCGACGGCAGCGTCAACCTGGAAATCCCGACCGATCTCGCTGCCGATATGGATCTTCACACCGGTGACGGCCACATTACTTTGAATCTTCCACTCGCCGTTGAAGGAAAGTTCAACAACCAGGATGTTCACGGCAAGCTGAATGGTGGTGGCAACCGGGTCGTCGTCCACACCGGTGACGGATCGATTACGGTGGATAAATCCTAG